The Bacillota bacterium sequence CCCTCAGCTAATCACAACATCCATGCCTATCCTGGCAACTTTCAATTTCTCTGACGCCGGCACAGCGCTGACGCACGGACTTGGCCAGGGCCGCCGGCAAGCCAACAGCACGGCCGCTGACAGCGCCGCAAGCGGCGACCCGCAGGCGGAGTGCAGCGTTCACACCTTTCATGATCGGGGGCGTCCATCACCTTTCATGAGGGGGGGCGTCCATCATTTTTCGTCGGACGGCGTCCGTGGTTTTTTGAAGGACGGTCATCCGCGGAGGCACCGCGGCGCCCTTCATCGGGCCGCGGCCATGCAGGTGGCGGGCAATTGACGATCTACTACCTGCAGTTACCAGCATTAGATAGTTAATTGCTCAGCCAAGCCAGCCGTATTCAGAGCTCATATGCCGGTTACGCCTCGCTGGGCTTTCGCGCTGCCCCCGTACCTCAGTTTTTGCGGTACGTCGTACCGTGATTTTTGTACGACTCCCCATTCCGGCGGCGGTGCACCCGGGTGGGGTCAGGTGGCCACGTCCAGGAGACGGCGGCGCACCCGCGCGGGATCAGTGGAAGGTGGCCACGTCCAGGAGGCCACGCTGCCTGGCCACCCTCTCACAACCCACCAGGACGGCCAGGCACACCAGCACCAGCAGCACGGCCGTGCCCAGCAGTATTGCCAGGATCATGCCATCTGACGCCCAGGCCAGGGAAGCCGCCATGCCGTGGCCCAGGCAGGCCCGCCGCAGGCCCTCGACCCACCAGGTGAGCGGAAGCACACGGGAGACAGGCTGCACCCATGCGGGCAGGATGTCTATGGGATAGACCACGCCCGCCAGGACGTAGAACAGTCCCGCCACCGCCTCCGAGTACGCCCCACCGTGCCGGGCGCTGATCAGGTATACGCCGGCCAGGGCCATCCCCATGGCCGCGCACGCCACCACCCCCAGCAGCAGCACGGGCAGGAAATACGGCCAGTTGACCCGGGCCAGGTGCAGGGGCAGCCCCAGGAACAGGCGGCCGAAGACGAGCAGGATCACCACGGAGAGCGCGCCGATGGCGGCGCCCGCCGCCGCGCGGCCCGTGATGTACCACTGCAGGCGTCCGGGCAGGATGTAGATGTAGCGGAAGGTGCGGAAGAACTCCCGGTCCTCCAGGATACACCAGCTCACCCCCATCATGACCTGCCCCACGAAGGCGAAGAAGGCGTTGCCCAGGTACACGTGGGCGAACATGGGCGATGAAAGGGCGTCCCGGGAGATCACCAGGTACATGAAGACCAGGATCAGCCCCTGTGCCACCGGCCGGAAGATGGAATACACTGCGAACAGGAAGGGGTCGGTCCAGTTGGAGCCGATCTGCCAGCCCAGCCAGGCCCCCGTGCGCAGCACGTGCCACCCTCCCGCCTGGCGCAGCACGTGCCACCCTCCCGCCCCGCGCAGCAGGTGGCTGTCCGACGCGCGCCGGCCGTCCCGGCTGCCCGCCCCGGAGGAGGGGGAGCTGCCGGTCGTCTTCACTGCCATCGCATGGTCAGCCTCCCTTCTCGCTTGGCGATCCGCTCCATGTGGGCCAGGGCCAGCGCGGCACCCACCAGGTACAGCACGGCCAGCCCGGCGTTGATGGCCACCTCCACCCCCGCCGGCAGGAGCCCCATGCCGGCATCGGCAAAGGCCAGCTGGCGGAGGGCGTCCAGCCCCAGGGTCAGGGGGACGACGCCCGCCAATGCCGCCGCCCAGAAGCCCAGGGCCCTGACCGGGAAGTAGAACCCGCACAGGAGGAATATGGGTTCCTGGAGGAGGTTGGACAGGTGCCAGGCCTCCCGCCCGTGCAGCAGGAAGAGAGAGGCAAACACCATCCCAAGTCCGTACAGGGCAATGAGGGTAACGAGGAACCCCACCACCAGGAGGCCCAAGGCATCCGTACGGTACTTTACCCCGAAGGCGAGGCTGCCCAGTATCAGGGCCCCGGCCGCCCGCACCGTGGTCTGCACCATGCCTCCGAAGGCCATGCCCCCCAGAATGGCCATCCGGGAGATGGGAGCGACGAAGAACAGCTCCAGTTGCCCGCTCTGCTTGTCAAAGTAGAAGGTCGACCCCATCCCCCACAGCACGTGCAGCCAGTAGGCCGAGATGGCACCCCCCAGGATGACGTAGCCGACGAACACCTCGGGAGCCTTTATGGAGCGGTAGATGTACACGTAGGCGACCACACCCAGTACGGGCAGGACGGTGTCGAAGAACAACCAGGAGAGCTCCCGGTTCGTCCCTACCACGCGGACGTAGGCACGTCCCCACAGTGCCCGTAGGTTGTCAACCAGGTACGAGCCCGCCGAGTGCCCTCCCCCGCGGCGCATGGAGTGTGCTGCGGTCCCGCCCGGCGCCGCCCCGGTGGGGTACGCCTCGGCACTCTCGGGAATCCCGCGGGGAGACGATTCAGGCATGGTTGTCACCTGCGCCTTCCTCCAGCCCCCTGCCCACCAGGGACACGAAGACGTCCTCCAGGGTGGGTTCCTCCTTGCGGAAGGCCTTCACGCGGATGCCCGCCTCATCCATGCGTCCCATCACGGGGACGATGGCCGCCTCCTCGTGCAGGATCAGGCTCAGCTCGCACGCGCCGCTGCCGGGCACCACCCGCCGGCTCGAGGACTTCACCCCCGGCCAGCCTCCCACGGTGCCGGCCAAGCGCTCGTCCGCCGCCGCCCCGCCGTCGACCTCCAGGCGGATCACCACCTCCCGGCCCAGCGACCGCTTGAGGGCTGAAGGCGCACCGCAGGCCAGGATGCGCCCCCGGTCGATGATGGCCACCCGGTCGCACAGCTCGTCGGCCTCGGCCATGTAGTGCGTGGTCAGGAGCACGGTGCGGCCGGCCCGCTCGCCGATCCACTCCCGGATGAAGCCGCGGATGGCGCGGGCGGCATTCACGTCAAGGCCCACCGTGGGTTCGTCCAGGAATATCACGGCCGGGTCGGAGATGAAACCGCGGGCGAAGTTCATCTTCTGCTTCTGGCCGGTGGACAGCCGGTTGATGCGGGAGTTGGCCTTCTCCCCCAGGCCCAGCCTCTCGATGAGACCGTCGACGCGCCGCATGGCCTCGCGCGAGGGGATGCCGTAGAACTGGGCGAACATCCACAGGTTCTCCCGCACGGTGAGGATGTCGTATCCCACCGATTCCCCGCCGGAAACCATGTTGATGATGCGCTTCACCGCCATGGGATCCTTCACCACGTCGTGGCCCCCCACCAGGGCCCGGCCCGACGTGGGGTAAAGGAGCGTGGCCAGGATCTTGATGAGGGTGGTCTTGCCTGCCCCGTTGGGGCCCAGCAGGCCGAACAGCTCCCCTTCCCGCACCTCCATGTCCACCCCACCCAGGGCGGTTACCTGCCGCACCACCCGGTCCCGCCGCCGCCGCAGCCAGCCCCCGCGCCCACCGCCCACGCCGGCATCTGGCTGCTCCGGGCCGGCGGCGGACCGCCCCCTGTTCTTCTTCTCACCACGGACGGAGAAGGTACGGGTGAGCTTCTCCACCTCTATCGCCAGCATCTGAATCCTCCCATCAAAAGAGAGCCGGGTTGCCCCGGCTCTCCCGCAGAAAAACGAAGACCCACCGGCTGGAGCCAGGGCAAGAAAGCCCTTGCCGCTCCGGCCAGGGGCCCGGACAGCCTCACCTGGACCGGGCGGTTTCAGGTTGCGCCGCTTACCTCACGGATGCGCACCACCGCACCTCCTCCCATCTCGACCCACGCGAGAATACCACACGCCTGCCACGCATGTCAATAACAGCCAACCGGACCGGGCGCCGGTGGCACTGCGGGGCCGGCGGCGACGAGCCGGCTGCTCCATCA is a genomic window containing:
- a CDS encoding ABC transporter permease; its protein translation is MAVKTTGSSPSSGAGSRDGRRASDSHLLRGAGGWHVLRQAGGWHVLRTGAWLGWQIGSNWTDPFLFAVYSIFRPVAQGLILVFMYLVISRDALSSPMFAHVYLGNAFFAFVGQVMMGVSWCILEDREFFRTFRYIYILPGRLQWYITGRAAAGAAIGALSVVILLVFGRLFLGLPLHLARVNWPYFLPVLLLGVVACAAMGMALAGVYLISARHGGAYSEAVAGLFYVLAGVVYPIDILPAWVQPVSRVLPLTWWVEGLRRACLGHGMAASLAWASDGMILAILLGTAVLLVLVCLAVLVGCERVARQRGLLDVATFH
- a CDS encoding ABC transporter permease: MPESSPRGIPESAEAYPTGAAPGGTAAHSMRRGGGHSAGSYLVDNLRALWGRAYVRVVGTNRELSWLFFDTVLPVLGVVAYVYIYRSIKAPEVFVGYVILGGAISAYWLHVLWGMGSTFYFDKQSGQLELFFVAPISRMAILGGMAFGGMVQTTVRAAGALILGSLAFGVKYRTDALGLLVVGFLVTLIALYGLGMVFASLFLLHGREAWHLSNLLQEPIFLLCGFYFPVRALGFWAAALAGVVPLTLGLDALRQLAFADAGMGLLPAGVEVAINAGLAVLYLVGAALALAHMERIAKREGRLTMRWQ
- a CDS encoding ABC transporter ATP-binding protein; protein product: MLAIEVEKLTRTFSVRGEKKNRGRSAAGPEQPDAGVGGGRGGWLRRRRDRVVRQVTALGGVDMEVREGELFGLLGPNGAGKTTLIKILATLLYPTSGRALVGGHDVVKDPMAVKRIINMVSGGESVGYDILTVRENLWMFAQFYGIPSREAMRRVDGLIERLGLGEKANSRINRLSTGQKQKMNFARGFISDPAVIFLDEPTVGLDVNAARAIRGFIREWIGERAGRTVLLTTHYMAEADELCDRVAIIDRGRILACGAPSALKRSLGREVVIRLEVDGGAAADERLAGTVGGWPGVKSSSRRVVPGSGACELSLILHEEAAIVPVMGRMDEAGIRVKAFRKEEPTLEDVFVSLVGRGLEEGAGDNHA